Proteins encoded together in one Polaribacter reichenbachii window:
- a CDS encoding acyl-CoA dehydrogenase — protein MDFSLTEEHIMIRDAARDFAKTELLPGVIERDNKQEFPDELVKKMGALGFMGIMVDPKYGGSGMDAISYVLIMEELSKIDASASVMVSVNNSLVCYGLEAFGTEVQKQKYLTKLASGEQIGAFCLSEPEAGSDATSQATTAIDKGDHYLINGTKNWITNGGRSDVYLVIAQTDRKKGHRGINAFIVEKDTEGFHIGPKEDKLGIRGSDTHTLQFNDVKVPKENRIGDDGFGFKFAMKTLSGGRIGIAAQALGIASGAYELALKYSKERKAFGTEICNHQAIAFKLADMYTEIEAARMLVMKAAWVKDQGQNYEMESAMAKLYASKVAMEQTVEAVQIHGGNGFVKEYHVERLMRDAKITQIYEGTSEIQKIVISRGVIKG, from the coding sequence ATGGATTTTAGCTTAACAGAAGAACACATAATGATACGTGATGCAGCAAGAGACTTTGCTAAAACCGAATTATTACCTGGTGTTATTGAAAGAGATAACAAACAAGAATTCCCAGACGAATTGGTAAAAAAAATGGGAGCACTTGGTTTTATGGGTATTATGGTTGATCCTAAATATGGAGGAAGTGGAATGGATGCTATTTCTTACGTATTAATTATGGAAGAATTATCTAAAATAGATGCCTCTGCCTCTGTAATGGTTTCTGTAAACAACTCTTTAGTTTGTTACGGATTAGAAGCTTTCGGAACCGAAGTTCAAAAACAAAAATATTTAACAAAATTAGCCTCTGGAGAGCAAATTGGCGCTTTTTGTTTATCAGAACCAGAAGCAGGTTCAGACGCAACATCTCAAGCTACAACTGCAATAGATAAAGGAGATCATTATTTAATAAACGGAACAAAAAACTGGATTACAAATGGAGGGCGTTCTGATGTTTACCTAGTAATTGCACAAACTGATAGAAAAAAAGGCCATAGAGGAATCAATGCTTTTATTGTTGAAAAAGACACAGAAGGTTTCCATATTGGACCAAAAGAAGATAAATTAGGTATTCGTGGTTCAGACACACACACCTTACAATTTAACGATGTTAAAGTTCCCAAAGAAAACAGAATTGGCGACGATGGTTTTGGCTTTAAATTCGCAATGAAAACACTTTCTGGTGGTAGAATTGGTATCGCTGCACAAGCTTTAGGTATTGCTTCTGGCGCTTATGAATTGGCTTTAAAATATTCTAAAGAACGTAAAGCTTTCGGAACAGAAATTTGCAATCATCAAGCCATCGCTTTTAAATTAGCAGATATGTATACCGAAATTGAAGCCGCAAGAATGTTGGTTATGAAAGCTGCTTGGGTTAAAGACCAAGGCCAAAACTACGAAATGGAATCTGCAATGGCTAAATTATATGCCAGTAAAGTTGCTATGGAACAAACTGTAGAAGCTGTTCAAATTCACGGAGGAAATGGTTTTGTTAAAGAATACCACGTAGAACGCTTAATGAGAGACGCAAAAATTACTCAGATTTACGAAGGTACTTCAGAAATTCAGAAAATAGTGATTTCTAGAGGGGTTATAAAAGGGTAA
- a CDS encoding ammonium transporter, translated as MSLFLTLFQDTPSEAAQVLEQVNGDMGMLWMLIAGILVFLMQAGFTLVESGMTRSKNAVNIAMKNLLDICVGSITFWLVGYSLMYGDTSNGWFFWSGLFQGEGADLFFQTMFAATTATIVSGAIAGRTKYTTYIIFSLVMTAIIYPISGGWEWNGGWLNDTDGIMPAEFIDFAGSSIVHSVGGWAALVAAFMVGPRIGKYVDGKVLPIPGHNQILATLGVFILWFGWFGFNGGSQLAWGGADATGGSTVVLITNLAAAAGGLGALITTWIWYGKPNLGQTLNGCLAGLVSITAGCGNMTAGGAVLAGLIGGIIVVFSIEFIEKKLKIDDAIGAASVHGVAGAWGTLVIGLWGVDGDTAIGLLNGGGAAQLGAQAIGVLAYAVWAVALSFIVLGILKATMGLRVTKEVEIEGLDISEHGSIAYPGKRVREFDTDK; from the coding sequence ATGAGTTTATTTTTAACACTTTTTCAAGATACTCCATCAGAAGCTGCTCAAGTATTAGAGCAAGTAAATGGAGATATGGGAATGCTTTGGATGCTGATTGCAGGTATCTTAGTATTCTTAATGCAAGCAGGATTTACATTAGTAGAATCTGGTATGACAAGATCTAAAAATGCAGTAAACATAGCAATGAAAAACTTGCTAGACATCTGTGTTGGTTCTATAACTTTCTGGTTAGTTGGCTATTCTTTAATGTATGGAGATACTTCTAACGGATGGTTTTTCTGGAGTGGCTTATTCCAAGGAGAAGGAGCAGATTTATTTTTCCAAACAATGTTTGCTGCAACAACTGCAACAATTGTATCTGGAGCAATAGCAGGTAGAACAAAATACACAACTTATATTATATTTTCACTTGTAATGACCGCTATCATCTACCCAATTTCTGGTGGATGGGAATGGAATGGTGGATGGTTAAACGATACAGATGGTATTATGCCAGCTGAGTTTATCGATTTTGCCGGTTCATCTATTGTACACTCTGTAGGTGGTTGGGCTGCTTTAGTAGCTGCATTTATGGTAGGTCCTAGAATAGGGAAATACGTAGATGGTAAAGTTTTACCAATTCCTGGTCATAACCAAATATTAGCAACTTTAGGTGTATTTATCCTTTGGTTTGGTTGGTTTGGATTTAATGGTGGATCTCAATTAGCTTGGGGTGGTGCTGATGCAACTGGTGGTTCTACAGTAGTATTAATTACAAACTTAGCTGCTGCAGCTGGTGGTTTAGGTGCATTAATTACAACTTGGATCTGGTATGGTAAACCAAACTTAGGACAAACATTAAATGGTTGTTTAGCTGGTTTAGTAAGTATTACTGCAGGTTGTGGAAACATGACTGCTGGTGGTGCTGTATTAGCTGGTTTAATTGGTGGTATTATTGTAGTATTCTCAATTGAATTTATCGAAAAGAAATTAAAAATTGACGATGCTATTGGTGCTGCTTCTGTACACGGTGTAGCTGGTGCATGGGGTACTTTAGTTATTGGTCTTTGGGGTGTAGATGGTGATACTGCAATTGGTTTATTAAATGGTGGTGGAGCTGCTCAATTAGGTGCTCAAGCAATTGGAGTTTTAGCTTATGCTGTATGGGCAGTAGCTTTATCTTTTATTGTTTTAGGAATCTTAAAAGCAACTATGGGATTACGTGTAACTAAAGAAGTTGAAATCGAAGGATTAGATATTTCTGAACACGGATCAATTGCTTATCCAGGAAAAAGAGTTAGAGAATTTGATACTGATAAATAG
- a CDS encoding pseudouridine synthase: protein MKYSVSYLICLQFLGFRFSGWQKQNNAKTLHEMVDKTLSFTVLKQDFKTIGVGRTDAKVSANCYYFQLFTHLILDENVFLESLNSNFPADFRAISMQKIDTSFNIIGAEKVKEYHYYFSFGTKNNPYAAPFIVNVNDDLHIELMQKAAQLFSGEHYFHKYCTKPSENTIFKRTVDSCEIVVNDILVANFFPEKSYILKVKGKGFLRYQIRLMMATLFEVGKGNLDLQFIESSLKEDNDRKSLRNIAPSSGLQLYDVDLQL, encoded by the coding sequence ATGAAATATTCAGTTTCTTACTTGATTTGCTTACAATTCCTTGGTTTCCGTTTTTCTGGGTGGCAAAAACAGAATAATGCAAAAACTTTGCATGAAATGGTAGATAAAACTTTGTCTTTTACGGTTTTAAAACAAGATTTTAAAACGATAGGTGTAGGTAGAACAGATGCAAAGGTGTCTGCGAATTGTTACTATTTTCAGTTGTTTACCCATTTAATTTTAGATGAAAATGTGTTTCTAGAATCGTTAAATTCTAATTTCCCAGCTGATTTTAGAGCTATTTCAATGCAAAAAATTGATACAAGCTTTAATATTATTGGTGCTGAAAAGGTAAAAGAATATCATTATTATTTTTCTTTTGGTACTAAGAATAACCCTTATGCAGCTCCTTTTATAGTGAATGTTAATGATGATTTACATATAGAATTAATGCAAAAAGCGGCTCAATTATTTTCTGGAGAACATTACTTTCATAAATATTGTACTAAACCTTCTGAAAATACAATTTTTAAGAGAACTGTAGATTCTTGCGAAATTGTAGTGAATGATATTTTAGTTGCTAACTTTTTTCCAGAAAAGTCTTACATATTAAAAGTAAAAGGGAAAGGTTTTTTAAGGTATCAAATAAGATTGATGATGGCAACTCTTTTTGAGGTTGGTAAAGGGAATTTAGATTTACAATTTATTGAATCTTCTTTAAAAGAGGATAATGATAGAAAATCTTTAAGAAATATAGCACCTTCATCTGGTTTGCAATTGTATGATGTGGATTTACAGTTGTGA
- the gltB gene encoding glutamate synthase large subunit, whose protein sequence is MEKQGLYLPEFEHENCGAGFICNLNGEKTNQIIHDALEILVKLEHRGGVSADGKTGDGAGLLIDIPHDYFTRVCNFSLPNQREYAVGMVFLPKVSNQYNFCKTTFESEVKKQGLSVLGWREVPVDSSQLGEIALNSEPNIEQLFIGKTEDIDEATFKAKLYAARKIAEHEIRNSKISEANYFYIPSLSITTIIYKGIIMPEDIGPYYKDLQEIDLVTRLALVHQRFSTNTMPTWELAQPFRHMCQNGEINTLRGNVSRMRVREEIMKSDVFGTQIDKLFPIILPGKSDSASMDMVVELLTHTGRSLPEIMMMMIPEAWEKHATMSKERKAFYEYNACIMEPWDGPASVPFTDGDYIGALLDRNGLRPSRYTLTKSGKLIMSSEVGVVDIDPSDIEKHGRLEPGRMFLVDMNKGRIIDDEEIKDKIVSERPYQEWLDKTRLHLKDVPYTSETCPIETIDIKTRQRLFNYTFEDIQEVITPMAQGGKEALGSMGIDTPLAVLSDRPQLISNYFKQLFAQVTNPPLDGIRENIVTDISLNLGKDRNIFSITDRQCRKLRIQNPVISNADLEKIRNIDIESFKAETINILYPKAKGLNGLEDALDDIIIQIEKALERKSNIIILSDRGVNQENAPIPALLACSYVNHQLNRLRKRSHFDIIIESAEPREPHHFATLFGYGASAINPYMVNEIIRMQVKEGFITDMDEQKAVDNFNKAIGKGVLKVMNKIGISTLKSYRGSQIFEIVGFNSQFVEKYFPYTASRIEGIGLYEVEKEIDQRYKQAYPDNQIDKNLSLNIGGDYRWRRNGERHLFNPTTVSKLQQAVRLSDQKSYDVYAKTINEQAESLMTIRGLFEFDNLDPIPLDEVEPWTDIVKRFKTGAMSYGSISREAHENLAIAMNRIGGKSNSGEGGEDRRRFQKDINGDSRNSAIKQVASGRFGVTSHYLSNAKEIQIKMAQGAKPGEGGQLPGYKVLPWIANARNSTPFVGLISPPPHHDIYSIEDLAQLIFDLKNANREARINVKLVSEVGVGTIAAGVAKAKADVVLISGYDGGTGASPLTSLKHAGLPWELGLSEAQQTLVLNNLRSRIVVECDGQLKTGRDVAIAALLGAEEFGFATAPLVASGCIMMRKCHLNTCPVGIATQDKELRKNFKGTPEHVINFFYYVAEELRKIMAQLGFRTLAEMVGQTHKINANKAIKHYKAKGLDLSSILHRPSVYRSLTVKNTEKQDHNLENVLDFTILKDSHRALYRKEKMNLAYPINNVNRTVGAIVSNEISKIYGHLGLPEDTLNINFTGSAGQSFGAFGAYGLTFILEGNTNDYLGKGLSGAKLIVKKPTKADFIADENIIIGNVCLFGAVNGQAYINGIAGERFAVRNSGATAVVEGVGDHCCEYMTGGKVIVLGKTGRNFAAGMSGGIAYVYDPENKFVNGLCNTETIEFEEISSEDATDLKATIEKHVLFTDSDKGASLLADWDTNLTNFVKVMPTEYKRALERLRTEEPMVEELTIA, encoded by the coding sequence ATGGAGAAACAAGGACTATATTTACCAGAGTTTGAACATGAAAATTGTGGAGCTGGTTTTATATGTAATTTGAATGGAGAAAAGACAAATCAAATTATACACGATGCTTTAGAAATTCTAGTAAAATTAGAACATAGAGGTGGTGTAAGTGCAGATGGTAAAACCGGTGATGGTGCAGGTTTATTAATAGATATTCCTCATGATTACTTTACACGTGTCTGTAATTTTTCACTTCCAAATCAAAGAGAATATGCTGTTGGAATGGTTTTCCTTCCAAAAGTTTCAAATCAATATAATTTTTGTAAAACTACTTTCGAATCCGAAGTAAAAAAACAAGGTTTATCTGTTTTAGGATGGAGAGAAGTTCCTGTAGATTCTTCTCAACTTGGTGAAATTGCACTGAATTCAGAACCAAATATAGAGCAACTTTTTATCGGTAAAACCGAAGATATAGACGAAGCTACTTTTAAAGCAAAATTATATGCTGCTCGTAAAATAGCAGAGCATGAAATTAGAAATTCTAAAATTTCTGAAGCCAATTATTTTTACATTCCAAGTTTATCAATAACTACCATTATCTATAAAGGTATTATAATGCCAGAAGATATTGGACCATATTATAAAGATCTTCAAGAAATAGATTTAGTTACTCGTTTAGCATTAGTACACCAACGTTTCTCCACGAATACAATGCCAACTTGGGAACTTGCTCAACCATTTAGACATATGTGTCAGAATGGAGAAATAAATACTTTACGTGGTAATGTAAGTAGAATGCGTGTACGAGAAGAAATCATGAAAAGTGATGTTTTTGGCACACAAATAGACAAACTTTTTCCTATAATTTTGCCAGGAAAATCAGATTCAGCTTCTATGGATATGGTTGTAGAATTGTTAACACATACTGGTCGTTCTTTACCAGAAATTATGATGATGATGATTCCTGAAGCTTGGGAAAAACATGCAACAATGTCTAAAGAACGTAAAGCTTTTTATGAATATAATGCTTGTATTATGGAGCCTTGGGATGGCCCAGCATCTGTACCTTTTACTGATGGTGATTATATTGGAGCTTTATTAGACAGAAATGGTTTAAGACCTTCTAGATATACACTTACAAAAAGCGGAAAACTAATTATGTCTTCTGAAGTTGGTGTAGTTGATATTGATCCTTCAGACATTGAAAAACACGGAAGATTAGAACCAGGAAGAATGTTCTTGGTAGATATGAATAAAGGTAGAATTATTGATGATGAAGAAATAAAAGATAAAATTGTTTCTGAAAGACCTTACCAAGAATGGTTAGATAAAACTCGTTTACATTTAAAAGATGTTCCTTATACTAGCGAAACTTGCCCAATTGAAACCATTGATATAAAAACACGTCAACGTTTATTTAATTATACTTTCGAAGATATTCAAGAAGTAATTACGCCAATGGCACAAGGAGGTAAAGAAGCTTTAGGTTCAATGGGAATTGATACTCCTTTAGCTGTTTTATCAGACAGACCACAATTAATATCAAACTATTTTAAACAATTATTTGCTCAGGTTACAAATCCACCTTTAGATGGAATTAGAGAAAATATTGTAACAGATATTAGTTTAAATTTAGGAAAAGACAGAAACATTTTCAGCATTACAGACAGACAATGTCGTAAATTAAGAATACAGAACCCTGTAATTTCTAATGCTGATTTAGAAAAAATTAGAAATATAGATATTGAAAGTTTCAAAGCAGAAACTATCAATATATTATATCCAAAAGCAAAAGGTCTAAATGGTTTAGAAGATGCTTTAGATGATATCATCATTCAAATAGAAAAAGCATTAGAAAGAAAATCTAATATTATTATTCTTTCAGATAGAGGTGTAAATCAAGAAAATGCACCAATACCGGCTTTATTAGCTTGTTCTTATGTAAATCATCAATTAAACAGATTACGTAAGCGATCTCATTTTGATATTATAATAGAATCTGCAGAACCACGTGAGCCCCATCATTTTGCTACTTTATTTGGTTATGGAGCTAGTGCCATTAACCCATATATGGTAAATGAAATTATCAGAATGCAAGTTAAAGAAGGCTTTATTACTGATATGGATGAGCAAAAAGCGGTAGACAACTTTAACAAAGCAATTGGTAAAGGTGTTTTAAAAGTGATGAATAAAATCGGAATCTCTACTTTAAAATCTTATAGAGGTTCTCAAATATTTGAAATTGTTGGTTTTAACTCACAATTTGTAGAAAAATATTTCCCTTATACTGCATCAAGAATAGAAGGAATTGGTTTATATGAAGTTGAAAAAGAAATAGATCAACGATATAAACAAGCTTATCCAGATAACCAAATTGATAAAAATTTAAGTTTAAATATTGGTGGAGATTATAGATGGAGAAGAAATGGTGAACGTCATTTATTTAACCCAACTACAGTTTCTAAATTACAACAAGCTGTTCGATTAAGTGATCAAAAGAGTTACGACGTTTATGCTAAGACTATAAACGAGCAGGCAGAAAGTTTAATGACAATTCGTGGTTTATTCGAATTTGATAACCTAGATCCTATTCCTTTAGATGAAGTAGAACCTTGGACAGATATTGTAAAGCGTTTTAAAACAGGTGCAATGTCTTATGGATCTATCTCAAGAGAAGCACATGAAAATTTAGCAATTGCAATGAACAGAATTGGTGGTAAATCTAATTCTGGTGAAGGTGGTGAAGACAGAAGACGTTTTCAAAAAGATATAAATGGTGATAGTAGAAACTCTGCCATTAAACAAGTAGCATCTGGTAGATTTGGGGTAACTTCCCATTATTTATCAAACGCAAAAGAGATTCAAATTAAAATGGCACAGGGTGCTAAACCTGGTGAAGGTGGTCAATTACCTGGCTATAAAGTATTACCTTGGATTGCGAATGCGAGAAACTCTACACCTTTTGTAGGCTTAATTTCTCCTCCTCCACATCACGATATTTATTCTATTGAAGATTTAGCACAATTAATATTCGATTTAAAAAATGCAAATCGTGAAGCTAGAATTAATGTAAAATTAGTATCAGAAGTTGGTGTAGGTACAATTGCAGCTGGTGTTGCCAAGGCAAAAGCAGATGTAGTATTAATTTCTGGTTATGATGGTGGTACAGGAGCTTCTCCACTAACCTCTTTAAAACATGCAGGTTTACCATGGGAACTTGGTTTATCTGAAGCACAACAAACTTTAGTGCTTAATAATTTAAGAAGTAGAATTGTTGTAGAATGTGATGGACAATTAAAAACAGGACGTGATGTAGCTATTGCAGCTTTACTAGGTGCTGAAGAATTTGGTTTTGCAACTGCTCCATTAGTAGCTTCAGGTTGTATTATGATGCGTAAGTGTCATTTAAATACTTGTCCTGTTGGTATAGCAACTCAAGATAAAGAGTTAAGAAAAAACTTTAAAGGTACTCCAGAACACGTAATTAATTTCTTTTATTACGTTGCAGAAGAATTAAGAAAAATAATGGCACAACTTGGTTTCAGAACTTTAGCTGAAATGGTTGGTCAAACACATAAAATAAATGCTAATAAGGCAATTAAGCATTATAAAGCAAAAGGGTTAGATTTATCTAGTATTTTACACAGACCTAGTGTTTATAGAAGTTTAACTGTTAAGAATACAGAAAAACAAGATCATAATTTAGAAAATGTTTTAGACTTTACTATTCTAAAAGACTCACATAGAGCTTTATATCGTAAAGAAAAAATGAACTTAGCATACCCTATTAATAACGTTAACAGAACAGTTGGCGCAATAGTTAGTAATGAGATTTCTAAAATTTATGGTCATTTAGGTTTACCAGAAGATACTTTAAATATAAACTTTACAGGGTCAGCGGGTCAAAGTTTTGGAGCATTTGGTGCTTACGGATTAACTTTTATTTTAGAAGGTAACACAAATGATTATTTAGGAAAAGGTTTATCTGGTGCAAAATTAATTGTAAAAAAACCAACTAAAGCAGATTTTATAGCCGATGAAAATATAATAATTGGTAATGTTTGTTTATTTGGTGCCGTAAATGGTCAAGCTTATATCAACGGAATTGCAGGAGAACGTTTTGCTGTTCGTAATTCTGGTGCAACTGCAGTTGTAGAAGGTGTAGGTGATCATTGTTGTGAATATATGACTGGTGGTAAAGTAATTGTTTTAGGTAAAACAGGAAGAAACTTTGCTGCGGGTATGAGTGGTGGAATTGCATATGTTTATGATCCAGAAAACAAATTTGTAAACGGATTATGTAATACAGAAACTATCGAATTTGAAGAAATTTCAAGTGAAGATGCAACTGATTTAAAAGCAACAATAGAAAAACACGTTTTATTTACTGATAGTGATAAAGGAGCGAGTCTATTAGCTGATTGGGATACTAACTTAACAAACTTTGTAAAAGTAATGCCAACAGAATACAAACGCGCTTTAGAACGTTTAAGAACAGAAGAACCAATGGTAGAAGAATTAACAATAGCATAA
- a CDS encoding outer membrane beta-barrel protein, translated as MKKIIFTLLLASSLLVNAQDEEKKLTISGSVDAYYQTYLSSPDNSAPSFGTAFAGKSGFALGMANVIASYEGANAGAVLDLVTGPKGAGATFNSDIVDGIVNQAYVYWNVSENTTLTFGRWNTFLGYEVIAPAANFNYSTSYLFSSGPFSHMGLKADFTLSEDFSLMLAITNPWDTNDTSMTGEYAFGTQLGYKGQFLNLYYDSGNNGGLGFEIDYTGGFDVSDSFFLGINAAYNDNDGSGFYGVALYPQLATSESFSLGLRSEIYALHGDANNDESVLGLTLTGSYTVDNLIIKPEFRLDGWDNDEPYFDNDGMATNSLSAFTIAAIYSF; from the coding sequence ATGAAAAAAATTATTTTTACTTTATTATTAGCAAGCAGCTTGTTAGTAAATGCACAAGATGAAGAAAAAAAATTAACTATTAGCGGTTCTGTTGATGCGTACTATCAAACGTATTTAAGTTCACCTGATAATTCAGCGCCTTCTTTTGGAACTGCATTTGCTGGTAAATCTGGATTTGCTTTAGGTATGGCAAATGTTATTGCTAGTTACGAAGGAGCAAACGCTGGAGCTGTTTTGGATTTAGTTACTGGACCTAAAGGTGCTGGAGCTACTTTTAACTCAGATATTGTTGATGGTATTGTAAACCAAGCTTATGTTTACTGGAATGTATCTGAAAACACTACGTTAACTTTTGGTAGATGGAATACTTTTTTAGGTTATGAAGTTATTGCTCCTGCAGCAAACTTTAACTATAGTACATCTTACTTATTTTCTAGCGGACCATTTTCTCATATGGGTTTAAAAGCTGATTTTACTTTATCTGAAGACTTTAGCTTAATGTTAGCAATTACAAACCCTTGGGATACTAACGATACTTCTATGACAGGAGAATATGCTTTTGGTACTCAATTAGGATATAAAGGACAGTTTCTTAACTTATACTATGATAGTGGAAACAATGGTGGTTTAGGTTTCGAAATTGATTATACAGGTGGATTTGATGTTTCTGATAGCTTTTTCTTAGGAATAAACGCTGCATATAATGACAATGACGGTTCTGGATTCTATGGTGTAGCTTTATACCCACAATTAGCAACTTCAGAAAGCTTTTCTTTAGGATTAAGAAGTGAAATTTACGCTTTACATGGTGACGCAAATAATGACGAGAGTGTTTTAGGTTTAACTTTAACAGGAAGTTATACTGTAGACAACTTAATCATTAAGCCTGAATTTAGATTAGATGGATGGGATAATGATGAGCCTTATTTTGACAACGATGGTATGGCTACTAATAGCTTATCTGCCTTTACAATTGCAGCGATCTATTCTTTCTAA
- a CDS encoding ammonium transporter, with protein sequence MDAIFTANNVWMMICTALVFFMHTGFAFLEIGLTRQKNTINILFKNIFIITVGLLLYYIGGFNLMYPGFAEGSAGIIDFAGFGISAPENGMTPEYADGGYTWWTDFLFQGMFAATAATIVSGAVAERMKIGPFMIFTIIYVGLVYPIAGSWKWGGGFLDQMGFYDFAGSTLVHSVGGWAALVAVWLLGSRIGKFDKNGKPRAIPGHSIPLATAGVLILWLGWFGFNGGSVLSADPELTSLTLVTTCLAAAAGGVVAALVSFLKYKNLDLTMFLNGILGGLVGITAGADVMTPESAIIIGAIAGTLIVFAVAFVDAIKLDDPVGAIAVHLICGIWGTLAVGIFSTNPEHTFLIQLTGVACYAAFCLVTSFIIIFTLKKVVGIRVSEKEELEGLDVHEHGMDAYPDFRLNEH encoded by the coding sequence ATGGACGCAATATTTACAGCAAATAATGTATGGATGATGATCTGTACAGCATTAGTTTTCTTTATGCATACAGGTTTCGCATTTTTAGAAATCGGATTAACTAGACAAAAAAACACAATTAACATACTTTTTAAAAATATTTTTATAATTACAGTAGGCTTACTACTTTATTACATTGGTGGTTTTAACCTTATGTATCCTGGTTTTGCAGAAGGTTCTGCAGGTATCATTGATTTTGCAGGTTTTGGAATTTCTGCTCCAGAAAATGGAATGACTCCAGAATATGCAGATGGAGGTTATACTTGGTGGACAGATTTCTTATTTCAAGGAATGTTTGCAGCTACAGCCGCAACAATTGTTTCGGGTGCAGTTGCAGAACGAATGAAAATTGGGCCTTTTATGATTTTTACAATAATCTATGTTGGTTTAGTTTACCCAATTGCTGGTTCTTGGAAATGGGGTGGCGGATTTTTAGACCAAATGGGATTCTATGATTTTGCAGGATCTACTTTAGTACATTCCGTTGGTGGTTGGGCTGCTTTAGTTGCAGTTTGGTTATTGGGCTCTAGAATTGGTAAATTTGATAAAAACGGAAAACCACGAGCAATACCTGGTCATAGTATACCACTTGCAACAGCTGGTGTTTTAATTCTTTGGTTAGGTTGGTTTGGTTTTAATGGAGGTTCTGTGCTTTCTGCAGATCCTGAATTAACTTCTTTAACCTTAGTAACAACTTGTTTAGCTGCTGCAGCAGGTGGAGTTGTTGCTGCATTAGTATCATTTTTAAAATACAAAAACTTAGATTTAACCATGTTTCTAAATGGAATTTTGGGTGGTTTAGTAGGTATTACTGCTGGTGCAGATGTAATGACACCAGAAAGTGCAATAATTATTGGTGCGATTGCTGGTACTTTAATTGTTTTTGCAGTTGCTTTTGTTGATGCTATAAAACTAGATGATCCTGTTGGTGCGATTGCTGTGCATTTAATTTGTGGAATTTGGGGAACTTTAGCTGTTGGTATTTTCTCTACAAATCCAGAACACACATTTTTAATTCAGTTAACTGGAGTAGCTTGCTACGCTGCTTTTTGTTTGGTAACCTCTTTTATCATCATTTTTACACTTAAAAAAGTTGTTGGTATAAGAGTTTCTGAAAAAGAGGAGCTAGAAGGTTTAGATGTTCATGAACATGGAATGGATGCTTACCCCGATTTTAGACTTAACGAACACTAG
- a CDS encoding P-II family nitrogen regulator, translating into MKKIEAIIRKSKFSAVKEALHEVDVNFFSYWDVTGLGNEKEAHVYRGVSYSTSDIQRRYLSIVVNDDFEEVTIKALLKSAATGEVGDGKIFVSDITEAYRIRTGEKGGETLKKISK; encoded by the coding sequence ATGAAAAAAATCGAAGCAATTATTAGAAAATCCAAATTTAGTGCAGTGAAAGAAGCACTTCATGAAGTTGATGTAAACTTCTTCTCTTATTGGGATGTAACCGGTTTAGGTAACGAAAAAGAAGCCCATGTTTATAGAGGTGTTAGTTACAGTACTAGCGACATACAACGTAGATACTTATCTATAGTAGTTAATGACGATTTTGAAGAAGTAACTATAAAAGCATTATTAAAATCAGCAGCAACAGGAGAAGTTGGTGATGGTAAAATTTTTGTATCAGATATTACAGAAGCTTACAGAATAAGAACAGGAGAAAAAGGTGGTGAAACTTTAAAAAAAATATCAAAATAA